The proteins below come from a single Chryseobacterium nepalense genomic window:
- a CDS encoding glycoside hydrolase family 43 protein produces MNIKKSFYIVSFLGFIGLNHLSAQINPFQKSVTKFTNPIIWADAPDLSITRNGDDFYLISTTMHLMPGAPVMHSKDLVHWEMSGYVFNTLNDNSKYDLLNGTVYGRGQWASSIRYHKGKYYVLFSPNDEPFKSYFYVTENPEKDSWKLITRTKHFHDASLFFDDNDRVYVFTSNKVFELSPDFKNVIGDQNGTEIFQKDAEETGLLEGNQIIKRDGKYYLMMISWPRNAKRRQVVYRADKITGPYEKKVILEDNFLGFSYAGQGALIDDKNGNWYSLIFQDRNGVGRVPILLPVKWQNDWPVLGDNGKVPLHGEIPLPPFKPKNHLIESDDFSGKKMKIQWQWNHNPVNEAWSLSERKGFLRLKTSRVVDNLFAAPNTLTQRMEGPKSSGIISLDVKGMKEGDVAGFSAFNGDSGILSVVKEGSKKFIVFTSASVSLDNKTKAITDVKAQETKRIPLNSDKVFLKIDADFNLGKDTADFYYSTDQKNWTEMAKDYRMIFDYRRFFMGSKFAVFNYATKTSGGFVDVDFFEFKRKD; encoded by the coding sequence ATGAATATCAAAAAATCATTTTATATAGTTTCTTTTTTGGGATTTATCGGGCTGAATCATCTTTCAGCCCAGATAAACCCTTTTCAGAAATCCGTTACAAAATTTACCAATCCCATTATTTGGGCAGATGCTCCGGATTTGTCCATCACCAGAAACGGTGATGATTTTTATCTCATAAGCACTACCATGCATCTCATGCCGGGAGCACCGGTGATGCATTCCAAAGATCTCGTACACTGGGAAATGTCTGGCTATGTTTTCAATACATTAAATGACAATTCGAAATATGATTTATTAAACGGAACAGTCTATGGACGCGGACAATGGGCCTCTTCCATCCGTTATCACAAAGGAAAGTATTACGTACTGTTTTCTCCCAATGACGAGCCGTTCAAATCTTATTTTTACGTAACGGAAAATCCCGAAAAAGACAGTTGGAAATTAATCACCAGAACAAAACACTTTCATGATGCGTCCTTGTTTTTTGACGATAATGACCGCGTGTATGTTTTTACGTCCAATAAAGTTTTTGAGCTCAGTCCTGATTTTAAAAATGTTATCGGAGATCAGAACGGAACGGAGATTTTTCAGAAAGATGCTGAAGAAACCGGGCTTCTGGAAGGCAACCAGATCATCAAAAGAGATGGAAAATATTATTTGATGATGATTTCCTGGCCGCGAAATGCAAAACGCCGACAGGTCGTTTACAGAGCTGATAAAATAACGGGACCCTACGAAAAAAAAGTAATTCTTGAAGATAATTTTCTGGGGTTTTCTTACGCAGGGCAAGGTGCTTTGATCGACGATAAAAACGGAAACTGGTATTCCTTAATTTTCCAGGATCGAAACGGAGTGGGGCGTGTGCCCATTTTGCTTCCTGTAAAGTGGCAAAACGACTGGCCGGTGTTGGGAGATAACGGAAAAGTTCCTTTGCATGGAGAAATTCCGCTTCCGCCTTTTAAACCTAAAAATCACCTGATCGAAAGCGACGATTTTTCCGGAAAGAAAATGAAAATCCAGTGGCAATGGAATCATAATCCGGTAAATGAAGCCTGGTCTCTATCTGAAAGAAAAGGATTTTTAAGACTGAAAACAAGCAGGGTGGTAGATAATCTGTTTGCCGCTCCCAATACTTTAACTCAAAGAATGGAAGGCCCGAAATCGAGCGGAATTATTTCCCTGGATGTTAAAGGGATGAAAGAAGGTGATGTAGCCGGTTTCAGTGCTTTCAACGGAGATTCCGGAATTTTATCTGTTGTGAAAGAAGGCAGCAAAAAATTCATCGTTTTTACTTCTGCTTCGGTAAGTTTGGACAATAAAACAAAAGCCATTACCGATGTAAAAGCGCAGGAAACAAAACGTATTCCGCTAAATTCGGACAAAGTTTTCTTGAAGATTGATGCCGATTTTAATTTAGGTAAAGACACAGCTGATTTCTATTACAGCACGGATCAGAAAAACTGGACGGAAATGGCAAAAGATTACAGAATGATTTTCGATTACAGAAGGTTCTTTATGGGGTCCAAATTTGCCGTGTTCAACTATGCAACAAAAACTTCAGGAGGATTTGTAGATGTAGACTTTTTTGAATTTAAACGAAAAGATTAA
- a CDS encoding TIM-barrel domain-containing protein → MNFNTIRNKAFIVTIVLLSGNFNAQSYRKTDSGINVTVENATVEVKWYGENTVRIIKYPSGKTFRKNSLSVIQKEQKTKFSVSEGKNNILVTTRDLQLSINNTTGEITYRLPSGKELLKEAGSAFKPFDDAGNQTLSVSQSFQLEKNEPLYGLGILQNGKMSQRNTDVKMIQNNTWDFVPFFQSVKGYGIFWDNASPTQFTDTPEKTLFSSEVGDGIDYYFIYGKNADGVIAGMRSLTGNVPMLPLWTYGYWQSKERYKSQDELVEVVKKYRDLKVPLDGIIQDWQYWGNNYQWNAMGFISPDFPDAKKMIQDIHDMNAHLSVSIWSSFGPMTNQYREMDKKGMLFNFKTWPESGRDTWPPDLNYPSDVRVYDAYNPEARDIYWKFLNKGLFSLGVDSWWMDSTEPDHLSQNPEDLNTKTYLGSFRKVRNAYPLMTVGGVYDHQRETTSDKRVFILTRSAFAGQQRYAANTWSGDINSSWESLRNQVPAGLNFSLTGNPNFNSDIGGFFGGVYKRNGGPQNKMFQELYVRWLQYGTFTPMMRSHGTDVPREIYQFGQKGDPVYDAIEKFIRLRYSILPYIYSVSWDVSKNNSSFLRALSMDFSADKKTWDINNEYLFGKSFLVAPILNAQYTPEKIVKTDENEGWNKTDANKKENSLSNVDFSQNKTVKVYLPAGAEWFDFWTNEKHNGGHEIQKTLNLQVIPLYVKAGSIIPFGPDVQYATEKKWDNLTIKVYPGANSDFILYEDEFDNYNYEKGKYTEIPFHWNDKAEILTIGARKGGYQGMIEDRTFHIILPDGREKSMNYSGKSVSVKFK, encoded by the coding sequence ATGAATTTCAATACCATCAGAAATAAAGCGTTTATCGTAACGATTGTATTACTTTCGGGAAATTTCAATGCACAGTCTTACAGAAAAACAGACTCAGGCATCAACGTTACTGTAGAAAATGCAACTGTTGAAGTAAAATGGTATGGTGAAAATACGGTAAGAATCATTAAGTATCCATCTGGAAAAACATTCAGAAAAAATAGTCTTTCCGTTATTCAAAAAGAACAGAAAACCAAATTTTCGGTTTCGGAAGGTAAGAACAATATTTTAGTAACAACAAGAGATCTTCAGCTTTCTATAAACAATACAACAGGGGAAATAACCTATCGGCTGCCATCAGGAAAAGAGCTTCTTAAAGAAGCGGGAAGCGCATTCAAACCTTTTGACGATGCCGGAAATCAGACTCTTTCTGTTTCACAGTCTTTTCAGCTTGAAAAAAATGAACCTCTTTATGGCTTGGGAATTTTACAGAACGGAAAAATGTCCCAACGGAATACAGACGTGAAAATGATTCAAAATAACACCTGGGATTTTGTGCCGTTTTTTCAGTCTGTAAAAGGGTATGGTATTTTTTGGGACAATGCATCTCCCACGCAGTTTACCGATACACCGGAGAAAACATTGTTCTCTTCGGAAGTAGGAGACGGGATAGATTATTATTTTATCTACGGAAAAAATGCCGACGGAGTGATTGCAGGAATGCGCAGCCTCACAGGAAATGTGCCGATGCTTCCTTTATGGACCTACGGCTACTGGCAAAGCAAAGAGCGGTATAAAAGTCAGGATGAACTGGTAGAGGTGGTAAAAAAATACCGCGATTTAAAAGTTCCTTTAGACGGAATCATCCAGGACTGGCAGTATTGGGGGAATAATTATCAGTGGAACGCAATGGGTTTCATCAGCCCCGATTTTCCCGATGCCAAAAAAATGATACAGGATATTCACGATATGAATGCGCATCTTTCCGTTTCCATCTGGTCGTCATTCGGACCGATGACCAATCAGTACCGTGAAATGGATAAAAAAGGGATGCTCTTCAATTTCAAAACCTGGCCTGAATCAGGAAGAGACACTTGGCCTCCGGATCTGAACTATCCTTCAGATGTCCGTGTTTACGATGCTTACAACCCTGAAGCCCGGGATATTTACTGGAAATTTTTAAATAAAGGGTTGTTCAGCCTGGGAGTAGACAGCTGGTGGATGGATTCTACGGAGCCGGACCATCTTAGCCAGAACCCCGAAGATTTAAATACCAAAACGTATCTCGGTTCCTTCCGCAAAGTGAGAAATGCCTATCCTTTGATGACAGTAGGCGGAGTTTACGATCACCAGCGCGAAACCACAAGTGATAAAAGAGTTTTTATTCTCACAAGATCGGCTTTTGCCGGCCAGCAAAGATATGCTGCCAATACTTGGTCCGGCGATATCAATTCTTCCTGGGAATCGTTGAGAAACCAGGTTCCTGCAGGACTGAATTTCAGTCTGACAGGCAATCCGAATTTTAATTCAGATATTGGTGGGTTTTTCGGCGGGGTTTATAAAAGAAACGGAGGCCCCCAAAACAAAATGTTTCAGGAACTGTACGTTCGGTGGTTGCAGTATGGAACTTTCACGCCCATGATGCGTTCACACGGAACCGATGTGCCGAGAGAAATTTATCAGTTTGGCCAGAAAGGTGATCCGGTTTATGATGCAATAGAGAAATTCATCAGGTTGCGTTACAGTATATTGCCCTATATCTATTCTGTTTCTTGGGACGTTTCTAAAAATAATTCAAGTTTTCTGCGTGCTCTTTCAATGGATTTTTCGGCAGACAAAAAAACCTGGGATATCAATAACGAATATCTTTTCGGAAAGTCATTTTTAGTTGCTCCGATTCTGAATGCACAGTATACTCCTGAAAAAATAGTAAAAACCGATGAAAATGAAGGCTGGAATAAAACTGATGCTAATAAAAAAGAAAATTCACTTTCCAATGTAGATTTCTCACAAAATAAAACGGTGAAAGTCTATCTTCCGGCAGGCGCAGAGTGGTTTGATTTCTGGACGAATGAAAAACACAACGGAGGTCATGAAATTCAGAAAACGCTTAATCTTCAGGTCATTCCTTTATATGTGAAAGCGGGAAGCATCATTCCGTTTGGTCCCGATGTACAATATGCGACTGAGAAAAAATGGGACAATCTTACCATTAAAGTTTATCCCGGAGCTAACTCGGATTTCATCTTATACGAAGATGAATTTGATAATTACAATTATGAAAAAGGAAAGTATACAGAAATTCCCTTTCACTGGAATGATAAAGCTGAAATACTTACGATTGGTGCCCGGAAAGGCGGATATCAGGGAATGATTGAGGACAGGACTTTTCATATAATTCTACCGGATGGGCGGGAGAAATCAATGAATTATTCCGGCAAGAGCGTAAGTGTAAAATTTAAATAA
- a CDS encoding glycoside hydrolase family 43 protein: protein MNPNFLKNRTNILAAAALLSISNISAQTFSNFNYRGNDKIYNDNPLQSDEFYSPILQGCYPDPSITKKGEDYYLVNSSFSMFPGVPIFTSKDLVNWKQVGHVLDRPSQLKVEKGGVSQGIYAPDIKYNKYNDTFYMITTQIAGGVGNMVVKTKDPAKGWSEVQKLNFDGIDPAIFFDEDGKAYIVHNDAPPKGTEQYNGHRVIKIWDYDLEKDQVVPGTDKIIVNGGVDLTQKPIWIEGPHLYKYKGKYYLMCAEGGTGGNHSEVIFMADSPKGPFIPAKNNPILTQRYFPKDRKEKVDWAGHADLVEGPNGQWYGVFLAIRPNVNNRVNKGRETFILPVDWSGTYPVFQNGLVPMKPKLKLPQGAQNQTGKNGFFPNGNFTYSDKLTDKNLDFRWIAMRGPRENFITVTKNGVKVNPFDTNIKALAPVSALFHRLQHEDFETSVSLDFKPKSEKELAGITCYQSERFNYVFGITKKDKDFYMVLERTEKGESKLIASEKISWSKAFTLKVTGEKDMLGFSYSADGKNFKSLGEPVSGDILSTDVAGGFTGSLIGLYSTSSNDIVPN, encoded by the coding sequence ATGAATCCAAATTTTTTAAAGAACAGGACTAATATTCTGGCAGCAGCGGCCCTGCTTTCCATAAGCAATATTTCCGCACAGACATTCTCCAATTTCAATTACCGTGGAAACGATAAAATATACAATGATAATCCTTTACAGTCAGATGAATTTTATTCACCGATTCTTCAGGGCTGTTATCCGGATCCGAGCATCACTAAAAAAGGTGAAGATTATTATCTGGTGAATTCTTCCTTTTCAATGTTCCCGGGAGTTCCGATTTTTACGTCCAAAGATTTGGTAAACTGGAAACAGGTAGGGCACGTTCTGGACAGACCTTCTCAGTTAAAAGTTGAAAAAGGAGGAGTCTCGCAGGGGATTTACGCACCGGATATCAAATACAATAAATACAACGATACATTTTATATGATTACGACCCAGATTGCTGGTGGAGTAGGAAATATGGTCGTAAAAACGAAAGATCCCGCAAAAGGTTGGAGCGAAGTTCAGAAGCTTAATTTCGACGGAATCGATCCTGCGATTTTCTTTGATGAAGACGGAAAAGCCTATATCGTTCATAATGATGCGCCGCCAAAAGGAACCGAACAATACAACGGACACCGCGTGATCAAAATCTGGGATTACGATCTGGAAAAAGACCAGGTGGTACCGGGTACAGATAAAATTATAGTAAACGGTGGTGTTGACCTTACCCAAAAACCAATCTGGATTGAAGGTCCGCATCTTTACAAATATAAAGGGAAATATTACCTGATGTGTGCAGAAGGAGGAACCGGTGGCAATCACAGCGAGGTAATCTTTATGGCCGATTCTCCGAAAGGCCCTTTTATTCCTGCAAAAAATAACCCGATTCTTACACAGCGTTATTTTCCGAAAGACCGAAAAGAGAAAGTAGATTGGGCAGGTCACGCCGACTTGGTGGAAGGCCCGAACGGACAATGGTACGGGGTTTTTCTGGCCATTCGTCCGAATGTAAACAACCGTGTGAACAAAGGCCGCGAAACATTCATTCTTCCGGTTGACTGGAGCGGGACGTATCCTGTTTTCCAAAACGGACTGGTTCCGATGAAACCTAAATTAAAGCTGCCTCAGGGTGCGCAAAATCAAACCGGGAAAAATGGCTTTTTCCCGAACGGAAATTTTACATATTCCGATAAATTAACCGATAAAAATCTGGATTTCCGTTGGATCGCTATGAGAGGACCTCGCGAAAATTTTATTACCGTAACAAAAAACGGAGTAAAAGTAAATCCTTTTGATACCAATATCAAAGCATTGGCTCCTGTTTCAGCATTATTCCACAGACTGCAGCATGAGGATTTTGAAACATCTGTCAGTTTGGATTTTAAACCTAAATCTGAAAAAGAACTTGCCGGAATCACCTGCTATCAGAGCGAAAGATTCAATTATGTTTTCGGAATTACAAAGAAAGATAAAGATTTTTATATGGTCTTGGAAAGAACTGAAAAAGGGGAATCTAAATTGATAGCAAGCGAAAAAATTTCCTGGTCGAAAGCTTTTACACTAAAAGTAACCGGTGAAAAAGATATGCTCGGTTTCAGTTATTCAGCGGATGGTAAAAATTTTAAAAGTCTTGGAGAACCGGTTTCGGGAGATATTCTTTCTACAGATGTTGCGGGTGGCTTTACAGGAAGTTTAATAGGATTATACAGTACCTCTTCAAATGATATTGTTCCGAATTAA
- a CDS encoding alpha/beta hydrolase: protein MKNSIVFAIAFSLTGIFASAQNFEKQAPVGFDQIKQNIPHGKIDSIQYPSKTVGTVRKALIYTPPGFNKNKKYPVLYLLHGIGGDEKEWYKNGTPQIIIDNLYSEGKLTPMIVVLPNGRAMKDDRATGNIMAKDKVEAFATFEKDLLNDLIPFVEKKFPVKKDRENRALAGLSMGGIYTLHTGVQNSDMFSSLGVFSSGWILPSLQEVADSEYKFMNDNKEKINSNIKNFWISMGGKEDIAYKNCQVMMKKLDELGIKYSYSEYPGGHTWSVWRNNLYNFAQLLFKDSK from the coding sequence ATGAAAAATTCAATTGTATTTGCAATCGCATTTTCACTCACAGGAATTTTTGCATCAGCCCAGAATTTTGAAAAGCAGGCTCCTGTCGGTTTTGACCAGATAAAACAAAATATTCCCCATGGAAAAATTGACAGCATTCAGTATCCTTCCAAAACGGTAGGAACGGTAAGAAAAGCGTTGATTTATACACCGCCGGGTTTTAATAAAAATAAAAAATATCCTGTTCTGTATTTGCTGCACGGAATCGGAGGCGACGAAAAAGAATGGTATAAAAACGGAACGCCCCAAATCATTATTGACAATCTTTATTCCGAAGGGAAATTAACACCCATGATCGTTGTTTTGCCTAATGGCAGAGCCATGAAAGACGATCGTGCAACGGGAAATATCATGGCAAAAGATAAGGTGGAAGCATTCGCAACTTTTGAAAAAGATTTGTTGAATGATCTTATTCCTTTTGTTGAAAAGAAATTTCCGGTAAAAAAAGACCGTGAAAACAGAGCACTTGCCGGACTTTCAATGGGCGGAATTTACACATTACATACAGGCGTTCAGAATTCTGATATGTTTTCTTCATTGGGCGTTTTCAGCTCAGGATGGATTCTCCCGTCTCTTCAGGAAGTAGCTGATAGTGAATATAAGTTTATGAATGACAACAAAGAAAAAATCAATTCCAATATAAAAAACTTCTGGATTTCAATGGGCGGAAAAGAAGATATTGCCTATAAAAATTGTCAGGTTATGATGAAAAAACTGGATGAGTTAGGCATTAAGTATTCGTATTCCGAGTATCCCGGAGGCCACACCTGGTCGGTCTGGAGAAACAACCTGTACAATTTTGCTCAGCTGCTGTTTAAAGATTCTAAATAG
- a CDS encoding glycoside hydrolase family 95 protein, producing the protein MKSKLCNIAICLLISIFSSAQKGGKYKLWYSKPAQQWVEALPIGNGRIAAMVFGDPHKEKLQLNEATFWSGGPSQNDNPDGPKVLDSIRYYLFKGNYKKAQILADKGLTAKTLHGSAFQNIGDFTLDFHNLDDIKDYYRELDIEKALTTTTFISGGVHFKREVFASIPDNIMVVKLSTDKKNALNFTANFDSELKKNTQADGVTLQMNGLSSTLDGVQGRVKFNAVAKFITKGGNISISGKSISVNNADEVTILISIATNFTDYKTLNTDEVLKSRKYISEAEHKNFKTLFKNHLKTYQNYFKRVDIDLGTSEAAKNPTDIRVKNFASGYDPELISLYYQFGRYLLISSSQPGGQPANLQGIWNNSNKPAWDSKYTININTEMNYWPAEKTNLSEMHEPLIQMVRDLSNTGKETAKVMYNSRGWVAHHNTDIWRITGVVDFANAGMWPMGGAWLSQHLWEKYLYNGDKNYLKSVYPVLKSATEFYEDFLIEEPTHQWLVVSPSMSPENIPQRHQGSALAAGNTMDNQLMFDLFTKTKKAAEILNVDAGKVQVWNSVISKLPPMKIGRYGQLQEWMEDLDNPEDNHRHVSHLYGLFPSNQVNPFTAPELTDASRTVLIHRGDISTGWSMGWKVNLWAKLLDGNHANKLIKDQLTLVEKDGWGKKGGTYPNLFDAHPPFQIDGNFGCTSGITEMLLQTQNGFIDVLPALPDEWKNGKISGLKTYGGFEISIIWENNKAKEVMIKSGLGGNCRIRIPNEMQLPGSSKLKKAQGKNPNAFFEIPEIKAPLISADAKLNPFEIKASLIYDFQTEPGKTYILKIKS; encoded by the coding sequence ATGAAATCTAAACTTTGCAATATCGCAATCTGTCTTTTGATCAGTATATTTTCCTCTGCCCAAAAAGGAGGAAAATATAAGCTGTGGTACAGCAAGCCCGCCCAGCAATGGGTTGAAGCTTTACCTATCGGCAACGGAAGAATTGCTGCAATGGTTTTCGGAGATCCTCACAAAGAAAAACTTCAGCTTAATGAAGCTACATTCTGGTCGGGAGGACCTTCCCAAAATGATAATCCGGACGGCCCTAAAGTCCTGGATTCTATTAGATATTATCTCTTCAAGGGAAATTATAAAAAAGCACAGATTCTTGCTGATAAAGGTCTGACGGCAAAAACACTTCACGGCTCAGCATTTCAGAATATTGGTGATTTCACACTTGATTTTCATAATCTTGATGACATTAAAGATTATTACAGGGAATTAGATATTGAGAAAGCACTTACGACGACAACTTTCATTTCCGGCGGAGTTCATTTTAAAAGAGAGGTATTTGCCTCAATTCCGGATAATATAATGGTGGTTAAACTCAGCACTGACAAAAAAAATGCACTGAATTTCACAGCAAATTTCGACAGTGAGCTCAAAAAAAATACTCAAGCTGATGGTGTTACATTGCAGATGAACGGTTTATCCTCAACTTTAGATGGTGTACAGGGGCGAGTGAAATTTAATGCCGTGGCAAAATTTATTACAAAAGGCGGAAATATTTCTATTTCAGGAAAATCTATCTCGGTAAACAATGCAGATGAAGTTACCATTTTGATATCAATCGCTACAAACTTTACAGATTATAAAACGTTAAATACAGACGAAGTTCTGAAAAGCAGAAAATACATTTCGGAAGCAGAACATAAAAATTTTAAAACCTTATTTAAAAATCATTTAAAAACGTATCAAAACTACTTCAAAAGAGTTGATATTGATTTAGGAACTTCTGAAGCCGCAAAAAATCCTACTGATATTCGTGTTAAAAATTTTGCATCAGGTTACGATCCGGAACTTATCTCATTATACTATCAGTTCGGGCGTTACCTTTTAATTTCTTCATCACAGCCCGGCGGTCAGCCTGCCAATCTTCAGGGAATCTGGAACAATTCGAATAAACCGGCATGGGACAGCAAATACACCATCAATATCAATACGGAGATGAATTACTGGCCTGCCGAAAAAACCAATCTCTCTGAAATGCACGAACCTCTGATTCAGATGGTCAGAGATTTAAGCAATACAGGAAAAGAAACGGCGAAAGTAATGTACAACAGCCGAGGCTGGGTAGCTCATCACAATACCGATATCTGGAGAATAACAGGGGTTGTGGATTTTGCGAATGCCGGTATGTGGCCGATGGGCGGAGCTTGGCTTTCGCAGCATCTTTGGGAAAAATACTTATACAATGGTGATAAAAATTATTTAAAATCTGTTTATCCTGTACTTAAATCAGCTACAGAGTTTTATGAGGATTTTTTAATTGAAGAGCCTACGCACCAATGGCTCGTGGTAAGTCCGTCCATGTCTCCAGAGAACATTCCTCAAAGGCATCAGGGAAGTGCATTGGCAGCCGGAAATACCATGGACAATCAGCTAATGTTCGACCTATTTACAAAAACAAAAAAAGCAGCAGAAATTCTCAATGTGGATGCTGGAAAAGTTCAGGTCTGGAATTCTGTTATTTCAAAATTACCACCCATGAAAATCGGAAGATATGGACAGCTGCAGGAGTGGATGGAAGATCTGGATAACCCTGAAGATAATCACAGGCACGTTTCCCATTTATACGGATTGTTTCCTTCCAACCAAGTTAATCCGTTTACTGCTCCTGAACTAACGGATGCTTCGAGAACGGTTTTAATTCATCGTGGCGACATTTCCACAGGCTGGTCAATGGGCTGGAAAGTAAATCTCTGGGCAAAACTTTTGGATGGAAATCATGCAAATAAACTGATCAAAGACCAGCTTACCTTGGTCGAAAAAGATGGCTGGGGGAAAAAAGGAGGAACCTATCCGAATCTTTTTGATGCGCATCCGCCGTTCCAGATCGACGGAAATTTCGGCTGCACTTCAGGAATTACGGAAATGTTGCTGCAGACACAGAATGGCTTTATAGACGTGCTGCCTGCACTTCCTGATGAGTGGAAAAACGGAAAGATTTCCGGTTTAAAAACATACGGAGGTTTTGAAATAAGTATTATATGGGAAAATAATAAGGCAAAAGAGGTAATGATAAAGTCAGGACTTGGCGGGAACTGCAGAATAAGAATTCCTAATGAAATGCAGCTTCCGGGAAGCTCAAAACTTAAAAAAGCACAAGGCAAGAATCCGAATGCATTTTTCGAAATTCCTGAAATCAAAGCACCTTTAATTTCGGCAGATGCAAAATTAAATCCTTTTGAAATTAAAGCATCGTTGATATATGATTTCCAAACAGAGCCGGGAAAAACATACATCTTAAAAATAAAGTCCTGA
- a CDS encoding SDR family oxidoreductase has translation MKDLFSIKDKVAIITGASGVLGGSLAKSFIEAGAKIVALGRNQEKLDALVNKLTLSGGEAFAVEANVLNIESLEAASEKIKEKYGRIDILLNIAGGNIPSATLSPEQSFFDMNIQSWDEVTDLNINGTVYPSYVFGKAMAEQGSGSIVNISSMAAYSAITRVAGYSAAKSAITNFTQWLASDVALKFGDKIRVNAVAPGFFIGDQNRAILLNPDGSLTDRSKKVIAKTPMQRFGEVEELNGAIQFLCSDAASFITGALLPVDGGFSAFSGV, from the coding sequence ATGAAAGATTTATTCAGCATTAAAGATAAAGTTGCCATCATTACAGGTGCTTCGGGTGTTTTGGGAGGAAGCCTTGCCAAAAGTTTCATAGAAGCAGGAGCAAAAATAGTAGCATTGGGCAGAAATCAGGAAAAACTGGATGCTCTTGTAAATAAACTGACGCTATCAGGAGGTGAAGCATTTGCCGTAGAAGCAAACGTGTTGAACATTGAAAGTCTTGAAGCAGCCTCAGAAAAAATTAAGGAAAAATATGGAAGAATTGATATTCTGCTGAATATCGCCGGTGGAAACATTCCTTCCGCAACATTATCTCCGGAACAGTCATTTTTTGATATGAATATACAAAGCTGGGATGAGGTTACCGATCTCAATATCAACGGTACCGTTTACCCGAGCTATGTTTTCGGAAAAGCAATGGCAGAGCAGGGAAGCGGAAGCATCGTAAATATATCATCAATGGCAGCTTATTCTGCGATTACCCGAGTGGCAGGATATTCTGCGGCCAAATCCGCAATTACCAACTTTACCCAATGGCTGGCTTCAGATGTAGCATTGAAATTCGGAGATAAAATCCGTGTGAATGCTGTAGCTCCCGGTTTTTTTATTGGTGACCAGAACCGGGCGATTTTGTTAAATCCGGACGGTTCTCTTACGGACAGAAGCAAAAAAGTAATTGCTAAAACGCCGATGCAGCGTTTTGGTGAAGTAGAAGAACTAAACGGGGCAATACAATTTCTCTGTTCAGATGCAGCAAGTTTTATTACCGGTGCATTATTGCCTGTTGATGGTGGTTTCAGCGCTTTCAGCGGAGTTTAA